The nucleotide sequence CATGACGCAGGAACCGGACGCTCAGGACCAGACCATTTCGCGCGAGGACCGCGCACGGCTCGATCAGGTGTTTATGCAGGTCGTGCTCGACGTTCAGGCCCAGGTGCAGCAGACGCGACCCGAGCGGCCCGGCAACCTCGCTGCGATGTTTCACAAGGAGCAGGTTGCGGAGGCGCTTCAGGGTTGCGCGATGCTGATCGCGGGCTGGAACGAAAGCCGGGTGGACGCGGCGGGCGTGGGGCGGGCGGCCAAGGCTCTGCGCGGCCTGGGGCTGGCCGACCTTGCGGAACGGGTGGAGAAGCTGCGGCAGATCGGGGCCTAGCAGAGAGGGCCGGAGCCCAGCCGCCCAGTGCTCGGCCTGCGGCCCTGGCGGAAGAAACCGCCCTATTCTCCCTCCGCCGTCATCGCCTGTTGCGCGTTGCGGTCGGCCTGGGCGACGTGGGGCGCTTGGCCGAGCGCGCCCCACTCGTCGATGCCCCGCCTGCTGCCGTTTCCTAGGGCGGGCGGAAGACCCCGCAGGTAGGCGGCCTGCGCGATCAGGTAGGCGGTGAGCGGCGTGGTCAGAAACTGAAACAGCAGCACGGCGGCCAGCCGCGTAAAGGCCGCCGTGTCACGGAGTTCGAGCGCTACCCCCAGGAAGATGCCCGCCGAGCCCAGGGTGACCAGCTTGCTGCTCGCATGCAGCCGCGAGTACAGGTCGGGAAAACGCAGCACCCCAATCGCCGCCGTCAACACGAAAAACGCCCCGATCAGGATGGGAATATCCCGCAGCGGATGAACGTCAGCCATGACGCGCTCCCGCAAACCCGGGCCAGCCGCTGGCGGGGCGCTGCATACGGATTCCAGCTCCAGCCGTAGCCTGCAGCAAAGCGCCAAAGGCGAACACCCTTCTGGAATCCGTCCTTTTTTCTTCTCCCTTCGGTCGGGTTTGACAAGGATGGCGTCCTGGTTCCACCGAAAGCTGTTTCACTTCATCACCCTTCCAAGCAGCAGGTACCGCGTGAGGGCCACCGTGGACAGGAAGCCCAGCAGGCTGAGGACGAGCGCGGCATCGAGCATCACGAGCAGGCGGGTTTTGACGGCGATCAGCGCAAAGAGCACCACCAGGTTTACGCTGAGGAAATCAAAGGCCATGATACGGTCCCCCCACGAGGGACCGCGCAGCACACGGTACGTGACCAGCAGGACCGACAGGGTGACGATGCCCAGGGCGAGATGGATGATCATAGGGCAGCTCCTTGGGGGACAGGCGTAAGACAGCGCAGCAGGTGGGCTTCGACCTTGAGAATGCTGGCGCGTGCGGCCTGGGCGCTTTCTGCCCCGATGGCGTGCGCGTACAGCAGGCGGCGGTCCGCGCTGAAGCCCAGGGCGACGGTGCCGGGCATCAGGGTGATCGCCGCGGCCAGCAGCGTTTGCGCGTGGTCACCCGACACCCGTAGCGGGACAGCCACAATCATGGGGTTGAGGCGCGGGCGGCGCTGGAGGGCGAAGAGGGCCACCTGCACGTTGGCCAGCGTGAGTTCACGCAGGAAAAACAGCGTGAAGCCCAGGGCAGCCAGCGTCCGCCGCACGTAGCCCCGCGTGCCCAGCGCCTGCGGGAAGAGGGCCAGGATGCCAAACCCCAGCACGAATCCGGCGGCCAGCTCCCGCGTGCTGACCTCGCCGGCAAACAGGGCCCACACGGCGGCCAGCAGGAGGTTCAGCGTGAAGCCCTTCATGGTGCGTTCTCCTGTTCGGTGGGTGGTGGGGGAATCACGACGGGCTCATCACCCAGCACGCCCTGGATGTACCCCTCGGGGCGGCTGAGCTCGGCAGCGGTGGCCTGTGCCCAGCCGAAGAGCGGCCCGGCCAAGAGGGTCAGCCCCGCGACCAGGCCTGTGGCGGCATAGGCGACCGAGCGCAAAAGCGGCGATACGGGCAGAACCGGCAGCGCAGCCGGATGCCTCCCCCAAAAAAAGCCGCGCCATACGCTGAGCAGCGCGTAGAGCGTGATCAGGCTGCTCAGGAGCGCGCTGGCCACCGCCAAGACGGCGAGGGCGGATCCTTGGGCGAGGGCCGCGCGCACCAGCGCGTACTTGGCCAGAAAGCCCCCGCTTGGCGGCAAGCCGGCGGCCGTGAGCGCGCACAGCAGGAAGCACCCGGCAAGCAGGGGCAGAAATTCCAGCATGCCCCGTACCCGCACCCGCCGGGTGCCGCTCGCGCGTTCTGCCACAGCAGCGATGGTGAACAGCGCGGCGGTCACAAGCACGCTCACCGCGAGGTAGGCCACGGTGGCCCGCACACTTTCGGGCGTTCCCACCCCCAGCCCGAAGGCGAGGTAGCCCACCGAGCTGATGACGACAAAGGACAGGACGCGCCGCCACTCGTGCTGTGAGGCGGCGCCCAACGCCCCGTACAGCATGGTGACGGTGCCGAGGAGCAGCAGCAGGGGATTCGTGACCCCCGCCTCCTGGGTGAACACCGTTGTAAAGACCCGCAGCAGCGCGTACACCCCCACTTTGGTGAGCACCGCCGCGAAGAAGGTCCCCACGGCGGGCGGCAGCGCCGGATAGGTGCCCGGCAGCCAGAACCCCAGCGGAAAGAGGGCACCTTTGGCCGCAAACACGATGAGCAGCAGCACGCCCACGCTTGTCACGGTGGCGTTGGGTCCGAGTGCTGTGGACCGCTGGGCCAGATGCGCGAAGTTCAGCGTTCCCAGCACCCCGTAGGCCAGGCCGCAGGTCACGACCAGCAGCGCCGACGCCGCCAGGTTCATCACGATGTAGCGAAAGCCCTCGCGCAGCCCCTCGCGGGTGGAGCCCAGCACGGCCAGGGCGTAGGAGGCAACCAGCATGACTTCAAAGGCCACGAAGAGGTTGAAGAGGTCGCCGGTCAGGAAGGAGAGCTGCACGCCCGCAAACAGAAACTGGAGGAGGGCGAAGAGGTGGTGCTTTTCACGCACCGGGTCGGGTTCGGCGCCCGCCTGCCACACGGTGAGCACCGCCGTCACCGCGCCCAGCAGGCTCATCCAGGCGGCGAGGCGGTCGGCGGTCATCACGATGCCAAAGGGCGCGGGCCAGCCCCCCAGAGCGCTGACGAGCACCTGACCGTCTGCGGTGGCGAGTAGCAGCGCGGCGGCAAAAGCGAGCGTGGCCAGCGTCCCCAGCAGCGAGAGGGTGACGCGCACCCGCCGGGCCCAGGGCCACAACAGCATGAGCCCAGTCCCCAGCGGGGTGAGAACCGGCGCGAGGGGGAGCCAGGACAGGTCACTCATCCGGACCTCCCCGGCGGCGTGTCTTCGGGGTCGGCCTGCAGCACGTCGGGGAGGTCCGGTCCCTGGTGCTCGGGATCGGCGGTCATTCCGTCGTGGGCCTGCGGTTCGCGGGCCAGATTGTCCCCAAAGGCGGCGACGTCGTCATGCCCGGCCACCTGATAGGCCCGCAGCGCCACCGTGAGCAGCAGCGCCGTCGTGGCAAAGCCGATCACGATGGCGGTCAGGATGAGCGCCTGGGGGAGGGGGTCCATGTACGGTCCCGGCAACGTGAGCAGGGGGGGGCTCTTCTCGCCCAGCCCCGCCACGGTCAGGATCGCCAGATTTCCCGCGTAGGCGATAAAGGAGAGCCCCAGCACCACCCGCACAATCTTGCGGGACAGCAGCAGAAACACGCCCGCCGCGACCAGCAGGCCAATGAGCAGGGCAAAAAGGGTTTCCATCAGCGGACCCCCGGAAAAGCAGCCAGCCGTCTCATTCGTCCCCCTCCACCGTCTCCTGCGGGTTGACCTCGGTCAGGGCGTAGGCGATAGCGAGGCTACTTCCCACCACCAGGAGGTACACGCCGAGGTCAAAGAGCAGCGCGGTCGCCCATTCGAACTCGCCGGTCAGCGGCGTCTTGATGTAGCCGTAGTCGCTCTTGAGGTAGGGTTTGCCCAGCAGGTAGGGCACCAAGCCCGTACCAAAGGAGAGGGCCAGGCCCCAGGGCAGCAGGCGGATGGGGTCGAGGCGCAGGGCGCTTTCACCCGTGGCCATGCGGTGCAGAATGAGTGCGCAGGCGGTCATCAGTCCGGCGATGAAGCCGCCCCCAGGCGCGTTGTGACCGCGCCACAACAGCAGCAGGGCGAACAGGAGCACCAGCGCGAACACGGCGCGGCTTACGCTGCGCAGCACCGGATCGTTGGTCAGGGGGGCGGTGGAGGGCGCAGCCGAGTGCTTGCGTTTTGGGCTCATGGGCGTTCCCCCTCGGGCGGAAGGCGGTCGGAGGGGGTGTGGCCGCGTTTTCCCAGACGAACCAGGCTGAGGATGGCCAGGGCAACGATGCCGACCACGGTGATTTCACCCAGGGTGTCAAAGCCGCGGAAATCCACCAAGAGCACGTTGACGACGTTCTTGCCGCCGCCTCCCGTGTAGCTGTTGACCAGGTAGTACGGCGAGATGGGCGGCGCAAGAAAGCGCACGCTGGACAGCACCAGCAGCGTTGCCCCCACCCCGGCCAGCCCCGCCAGCAGCAGGTCTATCCCGTACCGCAGGGGGCTGCGCGGCAGGTCGCGCCCGCCCGGCAGGTAGCGAAAAGCCAGCAGGAACAGAATGACCGTCACGGCCTCCACCAGCAGTTGTGTGAGGGCCAGGTCGGGCGCGCGGAAGGCCAGGAAAGCGGCGGCGCTTCCGAACCCCGTCAGGCCGGTGACCACCACGGCGGTCAGCCGGTTGCGGGCCAGCAGCACGCCGATGGCCCCGGTGACAAGCAGGGCGGCGACCGGCAGCACGCCCAGCGGGAGGGTGCCGATGGGGTGAAACACCTGCGGGGCGCGCAGTACGCCCACGCCCGCGATGAGGGCCGCAGCGGTCAGCATGATTCTCAACTGGTCGGGGAGCGCCAGCCCCTGGGTGCGTGCGATCAGCCGCGAGGAGAGGACATTGACCGCCTCAAGCAGGCTGTAGTACACGCTGTTGGCGTTCCAGCGCGGGGTGAGCCGCCGTTGCCAGGACTCAAGGCGGCGCGCCTGCCACACCAGCAGGCCCCCCAGCCCCCAGGTGAGCAGTGTCGCCAGCAGCGCGGGCGTCACGCCGTGCCACAAGCGGAGGTGCCCGGAAAAGGTGGCGAAGTTCAGGGCGTGTTGTGCCGTGCGGGTCAGGGCCTCGGCGCTGCTCGGCAGCAGTCCAAAGGTCAGCGCGGTGGCCGCTAGCCCCGCGGCAGGCAGGGTCAGGCCAAGCGGGGCTTCGTGGGGCTGGGCACCTGCCGGAGCGCGGGGTGCTCCCAGGAACACCCGCAGCAGCCGGAAGGTGTAGGCAAAGGTCAGCGCGCTGCCGAGGACCGCGACCGCGATCCAGGCGGGCCCTTGCTTCAGCATCGCCTCAAAAAACAGCTCCTTGCTGACAAAGCCCCCCAGGGGCGGCAGACCTGCCATGCTCAGGGCCGCGAGGAGGGTCACGGCAAAGGTGACGGGCAGTTGTCTGCGCAGGCCGCCCAATTGGGGAAGCTCACGCGTGCCCGTCTCGTGGTCGATGATGCCCACCACGAAAAAGAGGGCCGCCTTAAAGGCCGCGTGGTTGAGCAGGTGTGCGGTCGCGGCAAAGTTGCCCGCTGGGTTCGCGAGCCCATACAGGCTCATCAGCAGGCCGAGCTGCGAGACGGTGGAATAGGCCAGCAGCGCCTTGAGGTCGGTTTGCCGCAGCGCGAGCCAGGCCCCCCACACCAGCGTGGCCAGCCCGAGGGGCACGGTGATGCCTGGCCACAGCGGCGAGGTGCCAAAGAGCAGCCCCAGCTTGGCGACGAGCACCACACCCGCTTTCACCATCGTGGCGGAGTGCAGGAAGGCGGAGACGGGCGTAGGCGCTTCCATCGCGGTGGGAAGCCACAGGTGAAACGGAAGCTGCGCGCTTTTGGTGAAGGCCGCCAGCAGCGTGAGCAGCAGCGCGGGGACAAAGAGGGGCGAAGCCCGCAGCGCCTCCACGTCCAGCCCGGACAGAGAGGAACTTCCGCCCGCAATGCTCAGGAGGGCCACTGCCGCGAGCAGTCCCAGCCCACCCAGCGCACTCACCAAAAACGCCTTGACCGCTCCGTCACGCGCGGCAGAACGGGTATGCCACAGCCCGATCAGCAGAAAGCTCGTCACGCTGGTCATCTCCCAGAAGCCGAACAGGGCCAGCAGGTTGTCACTCAGCACCAGCCCGAGCATCGAGCCGCCAAAGAGGAGCAGGTAGGCGTAGAAGCGTCCAAAGCGCTCCCACTCCGACAGGTACGCCACCGAGTACAGGCTCGCCAGCGTGCCGATCACGCCGATCAGGACCGCGAACAGCAGCGAGAAGCCGTCTCCCCGAAAGGCGAGCTCGAGGCCCAGATCAGGGACCCAGCGTGTCACTTCCAGCGCGGGCTCAACTCCCGGCTGCCGGACAAGCGGCGCGGCCAGCAGCAGCGCAGGCAGGAAGGCGAGCGCCGCAACGTATCCGGTGCGGCGGCCCAGGCGTGGCCCCAGCCAGGCCGCCAGAGCAGAAAGCAGAAAGGGGAGGAAGACGGCGAGCGTCATCCTGTACCCCCCTCTGGGATGAGCTGTTTGGTCATGGTCACCTCCAGGACACCACCTCCGTCCCCAAGAGGACGGTGCGGTGCCGAGCGTCAGCCTGTGGGCTGTCCCCCTCCAGCCCTCCATCCTCGGCCAGCACGGTTGTGCCGCCGACCGGGGGCCAGTCTAGCGAACGCGGCCTCTTAGCGGCGACGGCCCACCCAACACCATGCGGCGGCAGCGGCCAAGAACCCCACGCCCGCAAAGGTCCACAGGTTCGGTTCCTGTTTTGAACTCGCGTCTCCAGGGGTGGGCACCGGATGGCCCACCACGTCCGGCCCGTCGAGCGCGTCCGCTGCGCTGCTCACCGCAGTCAACACCAGGGCGTACTTGAGGAGGTCAGAACCGATTCCCCAGCTGCGGTAGTCGCTCTGGGGATACGGGAAGTACCGACCCGGCGCGAGCTCGTAGGGGTACTGGGCGCTTCTCGTGGTGCTGTAGGTGAGGGCGCGGCGCGGCACTCCCGCCGGAAGCTTGACGTTGTTCCAGGCTGCTCGTTGTGCGGGCGTCACACGGACCGCTGCCCGGTTCGCGGCGCTCTGCTGCACGCTGCTAGGGGTGCGGGTGGACGTGTGGGCGGGAGGTAGGGAGCGGGGAGCTCTGAACCCGCCGGAACCGCGGCTGCCGCCAAAGCTGCCGCCGCTGCGGCGCTGGGCGTCCGCCACACCCGCCGCGAGCGCGAGGGCAGTGAGCATCAGGGCGAGGAGGCGTTTCATGGCAGCCGTTACGCGCTGGGAGAGGAGCCGGTTCCCCGGCTAGACGGCCTGCCCCACCGCGGGGGGGAGCGGGCGTACACTCCCTGCCATGTTCCCTGGCGCCGCGTTGTTCTTTTGGTTCGGGTGTCCCCGGGTCTGAGGCGAGCGCTATCCAGCACGAGCCGCCCGGAGGAAATCGACCCTCCGGGCCTGTTCTTTGAGGTGTGTGATGACCCATTTTCCCCTGCCGACTGGTCGCACCGAGAATCTGAACGTCACGGGCTTTACGCCCCTGGTGACACCCCGCGAGCTGAAAAGGGCTCTGCCCCTCACCCCGGCGGCCGAGCGCACCGTGTTGGCCGGGCGCCGGGCCGCACAGGACATCCTGCACGGGCGTGACGACCGGTTGCTGGTGGTGGTCGGCCCCTGTTCGGTTCATGATTTCGGGCAGGCCGCCGAGTATGCCGAGCGCCTGGCCCGTCTGCGGGCACGGGTGCAAAACCGTCTGGAAGTCCAGATGCGCGTGTACGTGGACAAGCCGCGGACCACCGTGGGGTGGCGCGGGGCCCTGATCGACCCGGACATGACCGGCGCGAATGACATGAACGCGGGGCTGCGCCGCACTCGCGAGCTGATGATCCGCGTCTGCGAACTGGGCCTGCCGGTTGCCACCGAGCTGCTCGACCCCTTCGCGCCGCAGTACCTCTTTGACGCGGTGGCGTGGGCCTGCCTGGGGGCACGGACGGCCGAGTCACAGACCCACCGCGTGATGGCGAGCGCGGTAAGCGCCCCGATGGGCTTCAAGAACGGCACCGGCGGCGGCCTCAAGCTCGCGGTGGATGCCATTGTGGCCGCGAGTCACCCCCACGCCTTTTTCACTGTGGACGATGACGGGCGGGCCTGCATCGTGCACACCAAGGGCAATCCCGACGGGCACGTGATCCTGCGCGGCGGGCGATCGGGGCCCAACTACGCGCCTCCATTCGTGCAGGAGGCTGCCGAGCTGATGCGCGCCGCCGGTCTGATCCCCGCCGTGATGGTGGACTGCTCGCACGCCAACAGCGGCTCGGACCACACCCGCCAGGCCCTCGTCTGGCGCGACGTGCTGGGTCAGCGCCTTGCTGGGCAAACGGCCCTGAAGGGGCTGATGCTGGAGAGCAACCTGCGCCCCGGCAAGCAGCCCATCCCTGCCGACCTCACGCAGCTTCAGCCCGGCGTGAGCGTGACCGACGCCTGCGTGGGCTGGGACGAGACAGAGGCGCTGCTGCTCTGGGCACACGCGGCGCTCGAGGGGCACCCAAGCTAAAGCCCCAGCAGGAGTCCTTCGAGGGTAAAGGCAAACTGCGCTTGTTCCCACGGTTTGCCCCCAGCGCTGCCGCAGACTGTGAGCCATGTGCTGGGGAGAGACAGGAAGGGAAGGCGCTTGAGGGCCCCCGCCTACGGCCTGGTTTGCCTGACGGTCGGGCCAGAGATCCGCTTCCGCACCATCACCCTGTCGCGCTATCAGGTGTTGTCCCCTGCGGAGCGGGAGGCGAAACTGCTTGACCTCTACGCCGACAACGTGGCGCGGGTGCAGCGGGCGGCCGCCTTCTGTGCCGCCCGGGGCATTCGGCTCTACCGCCTGAGTTCCAGCCTCTTTCCGATGTTCGACCTGGAGGGGGATGACACCGGGCGGGCCGTGCTGGACCACCTCGCGCCGCAGCTGCGGGCCGCCGGGCAGGCCTTCCGCGAGGCCGGGATTCGTGTGCTCATGCATCCCGAGCAGTTCATCGTGCTCAACAGTGACCGGCCCGAGGTGCGCCGCTCTAGCCTCCGCACCCTTGCCGCGCATGCCGAGACCCTCGACCGCTTCGGTTTTGAGCGCACCACCTGGAATCTCCTGCTTCTGCACGGTGGCAAGGGCGGGCGCGGAGCCGACCTCGCCGCCTTGATTCCCGACCTGCCCGACGCTGTCCGCCTGCGCCTGGGACTGGAAAACGACGAGCGCGCCTACGGCCCCGCCGAGCTCCTCCCCGTCTGTGAGCAGGCCGGCGTGCCCTTTGTCTTTGACGCCCACCATCACGTGGTTCGCGAGGGCTTACCCGATCAGGAAGACCCCAGTGTGCGCGCGTGGGTGCTCCAGGCCCGCCGGACCTGGCACCCCCCTGAGTGGCAGGTGGTTCACCTCTCCAACGGTCTACAGGGCCCCCAGGACCGCCGGCACAGCTACCTGATCGCGCATGTGCCCCGTGCCTACTGGGACGTGCCCTGGATCGAGGTCGAAGCCAAGGGGAAGGAGGAGGCGCTTGCGGCGTTGATGAAGGGGACGGGTGAGGCCGGCTAGCCCGGGAGACCTGGGGTTGGTTGGTCCGCACGGCTCATCCCCGGCGCTGCGCCTGTTACCCTGGGGTCCGTGAATGTCGTCGTGTTCGACCTGGAAACCACCGGCCTGTCTCCCGAGCGGGACGCCATTGTGGAGATCGGCGCGCTGCGGGTCGTGGACGGGCGGGTGGTGGAGGCCGAGCGCTTCGAGACGCTGGTGCGGCCGGTGAACGGGGCAGGCGAGCTGCTGTCTATTCCCTGGCGAGCGCAGCGCGTCCACGGGATCAGCGACGCGATGGTGCAGGACGCGCCGGACCTCTCGCGGGTGCTGCCCGAGTTTCTGGACTTTGTGGGTGACTCGGCGGTGGCCGCCCACAACATCGGCTTTGACGGGAGCTTTATGCGCGTCGCTGCTCGGCGGCACGGCCTGGTGTGGGCGCCGCCCGCCGAGTACTGCACCGTGCAGCTTTCTCGCCGGGCCTTTCCCCAGGAGCGGACCCACAACCTCGACGTGCTGGCCGGGCGCTTGGGCCTCAGCTTCGCGCCTGGGGGCCGTCACCGCTCGCTGGGCGACGTGCGGGTGACGGCGGAAGCCTTTGTGCGGCTGATGGAGCGGCTCCAGGTCCGCGGTTAGCGGCGCCTATTTTCTGGCGCCCAGCACCTTGGGCACCAACACGATGGCGTTGGGCACCGGTTGACCCCAGACGGTATTCAGGTAACCGCCCAGGTCCCCATACCCGGCCGTGAGGTAGGCGGTGGCGCTGGAACCGCTGTCGAGCCGCACGGCGTCACGCACTCCGGCGGCGGCGAGTGCGGCGGCAAAAGCTTCCGGGGTACCGTGTTCCAGATAGGCGATGGTGGGTTTTTCGCCCAGCATCCCAAAAGCGACCTGCCGTGTGGGCCGCCAGACGCTCGACAGGGTGTTAAAAGCTTCGCGGCGGGGATTCAGCGCGACTCGCCCACCCTGCACCAGCAGCGGCCCGGCGCTCAGGGCATCCTGCACCTCGTTCCAGGGCGCGTCCTCCGCCTGCCAGTTCAGCGTGGTCGTGAGGGGGGCTCCGGCGGTTCGCGGCAGCTGCGGAAAGCGGGCCGGATCAAAGGTGAGGGCGAGCGTACCGGGGGGCGGCACGTTCCGTCCGGTGGTGACGCGGCTGACCGTGGACGCACCCGGGGTGAGGTACAGCGTCGTGAGCCCGGTGTCGCCCACCGCGTTGCGGCCGTCCCCCACAAAGGCGGTCAGAAGCTCACGCCGCACCCTGGTTCCCACGGTATTCACCGTGACGCTGCCGAAAGAGCCCTGGAGCACGTAGCGGGGCCGAGGATAGCCGAACACCGTGCTTCCCTGCGCCGTGAAGCCGATCGTCGCGCGTTTTTCCAGACTGGGCGCGGTCATCAAGCCGCCGACCGCGACGAGGTCAACCGGGAGGCGGCTGACCGGATCGAAGTACCCGCCGTTGACGCCCGCGACACCGCCCGCTTCCCGCACCAGGGAAGCCACATCCCGCGCCGTTCCGAGGGGTGCGGTAACGACCCGCGGCTGAAAGCGGGCCGGGTCAAAACTCAGCAGGTGCAGTCCGCCCTGCACGCGGTAGCTGACGCCCTCCGGCAGCGCCTCGGTGTTGATGGGCGGGGGTACGCTGCGGCTCAGCAGCGTCGTGGTGTCGATCACCACCCGGTAGGGGTTTTCCAGGGTGAAAATCTCGCTGGTGCCGCCGCCGGTGTACAGCTGCACGGTGGTCTGCGGGCGGTTTTGCTGCCCCCCCGCCTCGATGCTGAGGATGTCGCCGCTCGCCAGCGTCTGCCGGGAAGGGGTCGCGCGAACGCCCGGCAGAATCACCCGGAGGCCGCCCGACTCGCGCACCACCTCGTGCGGAACCTGGCCGCTGAGTTCCAAGACCACCCGCTGCACCTCCACCGTGCGGTACATCGTGCGGCTGACCCGTACCGTGTCGAGATGGGCACTGGGGAACGCAACCGGGGGAGGCGCAGACGCGCTCCCGGTGCTTGGAGCGTCCGGTGAGGGCGGCAGCGTTTCGGGGGGGATGGCGGCAGGCGCGGCAAAATCCAGCAGGTCCGGTGCGTCCACCACCACCCGCACGCCCAGCAGCCGGACTGCTGCAAGCGGCACATACAGGCTGCCGCCCACCAGTTCTGGAGTGCCGAGGCGGGTCTCTGCGGGCAGAGTGAAGCCTACGGCCCGCCAGCCCCGGCCCGGCGTAAAGCGCAGTTCCCGCCCGCCGTACAACAGACGCACGTCCTGGGGGTCGTTGCGCACGGCCACCCCCAGGCGGGGAAGGGTCCAGACGGCCAGCGCCTCGCTGCCGCCAAGCACTTTGGATTCCACCGCTGCCGCCTGCACCACGCCGCCGATCGCGACCGAACGCGCCCCCGCCCCCGCGAGCAGCGCCAGCACTGCCGTCCATACCAGCCGTCCGGAGTTCACGCGCGGGAGTTTACCCCGCATTCGGCCGCTGCCGGGTGAGGGCCCTTCGCTTGTCAGATTGCCGTGTGAAACCCGCTTCTATACTGCCCTGGCCATGATTGAACCTTCCCTCGCGCTGTATGGCGACGCCTTTGACCGGGTTGACCGCCACCTGGAAGAACTGCTGGCGGCCAC is from Deinococcus sp. YIM 77859 and encodes:
- a CDS encoding phosphodiester glycosidase family protein; protein product: MRGKLPRVNSGRLVWTAVLALLAGAGARSVAIGGVVQAAAVESKVLGGSEALAVWTLPRLGVAVRNDPQDVRLLYGGRELRFTPGRGWRAVGFTLPAETRLGTPELVGGSLYVPLAAVRLLGVRVVVDAPDLLDFAAPAAIPPETLPPSPDAPSTGSASAPPPVAFPSAHLDTVRVSRTMYRTVEVQRVVLELSGQVPHEVVRESGGLRVILPGVRATPSRQTLASGDILSIEAGGQQNRPQTTVQLYTGGGTSEIFTLENPYRVVIDTTTLLSRSVPPPINTEALPEGVSYRVQGGLHLLSFDPARFQPRVVTAPLGTARDVASLVREAGGVAGVNGGYFDPVSRLPVDLVAVGGLMTAPSLEKRATIGFTAQGSTVFGYPRPRYVLQGSFGSVTVNTVGTRVRRELLTAFVGDGRNAVGDTGLTTLYLTPGASTVSRVTTGRNVPPPGTLALTFDPARFPQLPRTAGAPLTTTLNWQAEDAPWNEVQDALSAGPLLVQGGRVALNPRREAFNTLSSVWRPTRQVAFGMLGEKPTIAYLEHGTPEAFAAALAAAGVRDAVRLDSGSSATAYLTAGYGDLGGYLNTVWGQPVPNAIVLVPKVLGARK